The nucleotide sequence CGGGACGTCCGAAGCGATGTTGAAGAAGCTCATGTCGCGCTACCGGGACGGCGCGACCGTCGAGGTGCGCGTCAATCCCGACAACCCGGCCGAGGCCACGCTCGATACAAGCGGCCCCGTCCGCATCGCCTGGCTGCTGTGGGGCATCGCCGCGATCTTCGCCGCGCTCGCATTGTTCGTCGCGACGCGGGGCTAATCGACCAGTCTCTCCGCCTGCAGTTCCACCTCGATCTTCGCAAAGATCCTTGCCAGCCGCTCGGCCCATTCCTGCTGGCCGGATTGATCCGCGATCAGATCCTGACGGATTTCGATGCCGGTGTTGACGAGGCCGCGCGCTTCGCCGTGGACGGGGATGGTGTAGTCGCCGAGGTCGCTGACCGCATAGGGCTCGTTGTCGCCGACGACGAGATCGCCCTCGCTGCGCAAATGCTTCAGCAGAAGCTGCGGCAGCACGGTGTCGCGATTGTAGAGCGCGGCGATGTGCCAGGGCCGCGCGACGCCGGCATAGACGGGCGTGAAGCTGTGCAGCGACACCAGCACCGTCGGCCGCTCGTCGTGCAGGCGGCGGTCGATCGCCGCATTGATGCGGCAATGATAGGGCTCGAATATCTCGCGCCGCCGTGCTGCGCGCTCGCCCTCGGAGATGGCCTCGTTGCGCGGGATTGTGGTTGCCTCCGAGATCACGGGGATCGAGCTCGCGACGCCCGGTGAGCGGTTGCAGTCGATCACGAGCCGCGAATAGCGCTGCGCGATCAGATGTGCATCGAGCATCCTGGCCATCCGCTCGGCGACGCCGGCGATGCCGATGTCCCAGGCGATGTGCCGCGTCAGCTCGCTCTTGGCAACGCCGAGATCGCCGAGCGCGCGCGGCAGGATGCGCCCGTAATGATCCGAGGTGAGCAGGAAGGGCGATGTCCCTCCTGCATTCACCTCATGCACTGGCGGAATGTCTCCCTCGCCGAGGAGTTGATCCGTCGCCTCCGCTGTGTCTAAAGCCATCCTGATTGCCTATGGAAAAAGCAGTCGCCCCGAAAAATTGGGCAAAGAATCGCTATAAATTGGTTCGCCCAAAATCGCCATGATTGCCTGACGATGCCGCTGCTGACGATTCACCACAAGACCGAATATCGCTACAACCGCCCCGTGGCGTTCGGTGCGCACAGGATCATGCTGCGTCCGCGCGACGGGCACGATCTGCGCGTGCTCGACAGTCAGCTCGAGATCTCGCCGGAGCCGATGTCGCTGCGCTGGATCCACGACGTGTTCGGCAATTCGGTCGCGATCGCCGATTTCGACGAGCGCGCTGATCGTCTGACCTTCGACTGGCACGTCACCGTCGCGCACAATCCGGTGGAAGAGTTCGCGCTGACGCCTGATGATCCCGCCTATTTCTATCCGTTCGTCTACGACGACGAGGAATTCCCCGATCTCGTCCAGTACACCACGCCGCAATATGCCGATCCCGACGGCAAGCTCGGCGAATGGGCGCGCGGCTTCCTCGACGAGGAGGCGCCGTCGCCGACCTTCAGGATCCTGAGCCGCATCACCCACGCCATCCGCAAGCAGTTCAAATACCGCAGGCGGCACGAGCCCGGCACGCAGCATCCGCTTCACACCATGCAGTCGGGCAGCGGCACCTGCCGCGACTACGCGCTGTTCATGATCGAGGCGCTGCGCCATCTCGGCATCGCCGCGCGGTTCGTCTCCGGCTACATCTTCGTGCCTGAGGACATCGCCCAGCACCATGTCGGCGGCGGCTCGACGCATGCCTGGGTGCAGGTCTATCTGCCGAGTGCGGGCTGGATCGAGTTCGATCCGACCAACGGGATCGTCGGCACGCGCGA is from Bradyrhizobium xenonodulans and encodes:
- a CDS encoding N-formylglutamate amidohydrolase, translating into MALDTAEATDQLLGEGDIPPVHEVNAGGTSPFLLTSDHYGRILPRALGDLGVAKSELTRHIAWDIGIAGVAERMARMLDAHLIAQRYSRLVIDCNRSPGVASSIPVISEATTIPRNEAISEGERAARRREIFEPYHCRINAAIDRRLHDERPTVLVSLHSFTPVYAGVARPWHIAALYNRDTVLPQLLLKHLRSEGDLVVGDNEPYAVSDLGDYTIPVHGEARGLVNTGIEIRQDLIADQSGQQEWAERLARIFAKIEVELQAERLVD
- a CDS encoding transglutaminase family protein, giving the protein MPLLTIHHKTEYRYNRPVAFGAHRIMLRPRDGHDLRVLDSQLEISPEPMSLRWIHDVFGNSVAIADFDERADRLTFDWHVTVAHNPVEEFALTPDDPAYFYPFVYDDEEFPDLVQYTTPQYADPDGKLGEWARGFLDEEAPSPTFRILSRITHAIRKQFKYRRRHEPGTQHPLHTMQSGSGTCRDYALFMIEALRHLGIAARFVSGYIFVPEDIAQHHVGGGSTHAWVQVYLPSAGWIEFDPTNGIVGTRDLIRVAVARDPRQAIPLHGVYIGTQDAFDVMEVSIRVVSDEERSGEELEAEVL